The following coding sequences lie in one Musa acuminata AAA Group cultivar baxijiao chromosome BXJ1-8, Cavendish_Baxijiao_AAA, whole genome shotgun sequence genomic window:
- the LOC135680677 gene encoding uncharacterized protein LOC135680677 — MLRRSLSRITPLLSNGLLLRSGPRCCSSPHRFCSSSRSSATLNPSVSREEESRESPRPAATVSIDRSGLHNPPEHSHEPSSVPELVKHLKSIIKFRGGPISVAEYMEEVLTNPQSGFYINRDVFGAGGDFITSPDVSQMFGEMVGVWTMCLWEQMGQPENVNLVELGPGRGTLMADLLRSSSKFLKFTKSLNIHMVECSPALQKVQYSTLKCADEAMNDDSSAKRTISMLSGSSISWHATLEQVPLGLPTIIIAHEFYDALPVHQFQKSPRGWCEKMIDISEDSLFRFVLSPQPTPASLLYLTKRCRWASSEEIRDLEHIEVCPKAMELTHQIAKRISLDGGGALIVDYGKDGLISDSLQAIRKHKFVDILEDPGSADLSAYVDFASIRHSAEEVSDNISVHGPITQSQFLGSLGINFRVEALLQNCTEEQAESLRTGYWRLVGDGEAPFWEGPDELTPIGMGTRYLAMAIVNKKQGTPIPFE; from the exons atgcTTCGGAGATCGTTGTCGCGAATCACACCTCTTCTCTCCAATGGACTCCTCCTCAGAAGTGGTCCGCGTTGCTGTTCTTCTCCTCATCGGTTTTGTTCCTCCTCTCGCTCCTCTGCGACCCTAAACCCTTCTGTTTCGCGAGAAGAGGAGAGCCGAGAGAGTCCCCGCCCGGCGGCCACAGTCTCGATCGATCGCTCAGGGTTGCACAATCCTCCAG AGCACTCGCACGAGCCTTCTTCCGTTCCTGAGCTTGTTAAGCATCTCAAGAGCATCATAAAG TTTCGTGGAGGTCCTATATCAGTTGCTGAGTACATGGAGGAAGTTTTAACTAATCCACAATCAGGTTTTTACATTAACCGAGATGTATTCGGAGCCGGTGGTGATTTTATTACTTCCCCTGACGTGAGCCAGATGTTTGGAGAG ATGGTTGGTGTCTGGACTATGTGCCTATGGGAGCAGATGGGACAACCAGAAAATGTGAATCTTGTTGAACTTGGCCCAGGACGTGGGACCCTCATGGCTGATCTTCTCCGT agctcatcaaaatttttgaaatttACAAAATCTCTTAATATTCACATGGTGGAATGCAGTCCTGCATTACAGAAGGTTCAATATAGTACGTTAAAATGTGCTGATGAAGCAATGAATGATGACAGCAGTGCTAAAAGGACTATCAGCATGTTGTCTGGAAGTTCTATTTCATGGCATGCCACTCTGGAACAGGTTCCATTAGGAT TGCCAACCATTATAATTGCACATGAATTTTATGATGCTCTACCGGTCCACCAATTTCAG AAATCTCCTCGAGGTTGGTGTGAAAAGATGATAGATATCTCAGAAGATTCATT ATTCCGCTTCGTATTGTCTCCGCAGCCTACTCCTGCAAGTCTACTGTATCTGACAAAGCGCTGCCGATGGGCATCCTCTGAGGAAATAAGAGATCTGGAACATATTGAAGTATGTCCAAAAGCAATGGAGCTGACTCATCAAATTGCAAAAAGAATAAGTTTAGATGGAGGTGGTGCTCTTATAGTTGACTACGGCAAAGATGGACTTATCTCAGATAGTCTACAG GCCATCAGGAAGCACAAATTTGTTGACATACTAGAGGATCCTGGTTCAGCTGATTTAAGTGCCTATGTTGATTTTGCTTCTATCAGGCACTCTGCAGAAGAAGTTTCAG ATAACATATCTGTTCACGGTCCAATAACCCAATCCCAGTTCTTGGGTTCCCTCGGTATAAACTTTCGTGTGGAAGCCCTTCTACAGAACTGCACCGAGGAGCAAGCGGAGTCTCTGAGAACAGGTTATTGGCGACTTGTAGGGGATGGTGAGGCTCCATTCTGGGAGGGTCCCGACGAGCTGACACCCATCGGTATGGGTACTCGGTATCTGGCAATGGCGATCGTAAACAAGAAGCAAGGAACTCCAATTCCATTTGAATGA
- the LOC135680676 gene encoding pentatricopeptide repeat-containing protein At1g08070, chloroplastic-like — MRERVISLLHRSPPLPPHHRHVAQIHALLLRSHPDLLPLFLDRLLLGLSPSAAAVRHARKLFDALPQPDSDLCSIVVSACSKLSLHREALAAFYSAHRKGSPILFLSIPPVLKSCAWLPAADQGKQVHCHVLLRGFGSNVFIQAALIDFYCKTGDLGSARRAFDEIAIKDPVIVNCLISGYSKAGDVVEARRLFDNMTKRTSASWNSMISCYAHSGNFAKALTLFERMLKEKARPNEITVVTLLSICAKLGDLKTGLKIKCLISDMGLTMDLIVRTAVLEMYVKCGAVDEARREFDEMVHRDVVAWSAMIAGYAQNGRPDEALELFERMKAENCKPNEVTLVSVLSASAQLGSVEFGQHIGSYIESQELASGVYVGSALVDMYSKCGNIGGARRVFSKMKQRDVITWNSMIAGLAFNGFAQEAFDLYHRMRDQHLKPTDVTFVGLLTACTHTGRVEQGLAFFRSMKPEHGIAPRVEHYACIVDLFCKSGRLEDAYKFICEMETEPNVVIWGTLLSACRIHPNVELAEVAVKKLVVLEPNNSSNYVLLSNIYANAGRWEEARKMRDLMRCKNVQKLYAYSWIELEGAVHKFLVEDTSHPSCDEIYKAVDGLSLQLKWVGYDPNLELI, encoded by the coding sequence ATGAGAGAACGCGTCATCTCGCTCCTCCATCGATCGCCCCCCCTCCCTCCCCACCACCGCCACGTTGCCCAGATCCACGCCCTTCTCCTCCGGTCCCATCCCGacctcctccctctcttcctcGACCGTCTCCTCCTCGGCCTCTCCCCTTCCGCCGCCGCCGTAAGGCACGCGCGCAAGCTGTTCGATGCCCTTCCCCAACCGGACTCCGACCTCTGCAGCATCGTCGTCTCCGCCTGCTCCAAGCTTTCCCTCCACCGCGAGGCCCTCGCGGCCTTCTATTCCGCCCACCGCAAGGGGAGTCCCATCTTGTTCCTGTCCATCCCGCCTGTCCTCAAATCGTGCGCTTGGTTGCCGGCCGCCGACCAAGGCAAGCAAGTCCATTGTCATGTCTTGCTTCGCGGATTTGGCTCCAATGTCTTCATTCAGGCGGCGTTAATCGATTTCTACTGCAAGACCGGCGATCTGGGTTCCGCTCGGAGGGCCTTCGATGAGATAGCAATCAAGGACCCGGTCATCGTCAACTGCTTGATCTCGGGGTACTCCAAAGCTGGAGATGTCGTCGAAGCGCGACGACTGTTTGACAATATGACCAAGAGGACATCGGCGTCTTGGAATTCGATGATCTCTTGCTACGCCCACAGCGGGAACTTCGCGAAAGCCCTGACGTTGTTCGAGCGGATGCTGAAGGAGAAGGCTCGCCCGAACGAGATCACCGTCGTGACGCTGTTGTCCATATGCGCGAAGCTGGGCGACCTGAAAACCGGGTTGAAGATCAAGTGCTTGATCAGCGACATGGGCTTGACGATGGACTTGATCGTGCGGACCGCAGTGCTGGAGATGTATGTCAAGTGCGGGGCTGTCGACGAGGCACGTCGGGAGTTTGATGAGATGGTACACAGAGATGTGGTGGCGTGGAGCGCCATGATCGCCGGCTACGCCCAAAATGGAAGACCGGATGAGGCGCTCGAGCTCTTCGAGAGGATGAAGGCGGAGAACTGCAAGCCCAACGAGGTCACTCTCGTCAGTGTCTTGTCTGCTTCTGCGCAACTGGGCTCTGTAGAATTCGGACAGCATATAGGAAGCTACATCGAGAGTCAGGAATTGGCATCAGGGGTGTATGTGGGCTCGGCGCTGGTCGACATGTACTCCAAGTGCGGCAACATCGGAGGTGCTCGTAGGGTCTTCAGCAAGATGAAGCAAAGGGATGTCATTACCTGGAATTCGATGATCGCCGGCCTAGCATTCAACGGTTTCGCACAAGAGGCGTTCGATCTCTATCACCGGATGAGGGACCAACACTTGAAGCCGACCGACGTAACCTTCGTCGGGTTGTTAACAGCCTGCACTCACACCGGCCGAGTCGAACAGGGGCTTGCGTTCTTCCGCAGTATGAAGCCAGAGCATGGGATTGCGCCAAGAGTCGAACACTACGCGTGCATAGTTGACCTCTTCTGTAAGTCCGGGCGCTTGGAAGACGCTTACAAGTTCATCTGCGAGATGGAAACGGAGCCGAACGTTGTCATCTGGGGCACGCTGCTGAGTGCATGTAGAATCCATCCCAACGTCGAGCTTGCCGAGGTCGCCGTGAAGAAGCTAGTGGTGCTGGAACCAAATAACTCCTCCAACTACGTCCTCCTCTCCAACATATATGCCAATGCAGGTAGATGGGAGGAAGCAAGAAAAATGAGGGATCTAATGAGGTGCAAAAATGTGCAGAAGCTGTATGCTTATAGCTGGATAGAATTGGAGGGTGCAGTTCACAAGTTCTTGGTGGAAGACACCTCTCATCCAAGCTGCGACGAGATCTACAAGGCGGTTGACGGGTTAAGCCTACAACTCAAGTGGGTGGGCTATGATCCTAACTTGGAGCTCATCTGA